The following coding sequences are from one Paenibacillus sp. JDR-2 window:
- the mtnA gene encoding S-methyl-5-thioribose-1-phosphate isomerase — protein MTTENYAGLQSVIWHDDKLDLLDQRLLPEEIVYLPLVTQEDVWEAIRHLKVRGAPAIGISAAYGVVLGSRDANSAEEWLADVRKAAEYLATSRPTAVNLFWALDRMKARAEALASEGRLLEALKQALLDEAIAIQSEDEETNRLIGEHALSLFQDDIGVLTHCNAGGLATAKYGTALAPFYLAKERGMNIRVFADETRPVLQGARLTAFELQQAGVDVTLICDNMAGHVMSKGWVNAVIVGTDRVAANGDVANKIGTYSVAVLAKAHGIPFYVACPLSTIDLNTPTGAEIPIEERSAEEITEGFGKRTAPQGVKVYNPAFDITPNEYVTAIITEKGIIEAPFDVNLKKLFEQ, from the coding sequence ATGACTACAGAAAATTATGCTGGCCTGCAATCCGTCATCTGGCATGACGATAAGCTGGATCTGCTCGACCAACGGCTGCTGCCGGAAGAAATCGTTTATCTGCCGCTCGTAACGCAAGAAGATGTATGGGAAGCCATTCGCCACCTGAAGGTTAGAGGCGCACCGGCTATCGGTATTTCCGCCGCTTATGGCGTTGTGCTGGGAAGCCGCGATGCGAATTCCGCTGAGGAATGGCTCGCGGATGTACGCAAAGCTGCAGAGTATCTGGCTACTTCCCGCCCTACTGCCGTTAATCTGTTCTGGGCGCTGGACCGGATGAAAGCACGCGCTGAAGCTCTGGCTTCCGAAGGCCGCTTGCTCGAAGCTTTGAAGCAGGCCTTGCTGGATGAAGCCATTGCCATTCAAAGCGAAGACGAAGAAACAAACCGCCTGATCGGCGAGCATGCGTTGTCCTTGTTCCAGGACGATATCGGAGTGCTCACGCATTGCAACGCAGGCGGACTCGCTACGGCGAAATACGGTACTGCGCTTGCGCCTTTCTATCTGGCCAAGGAACGAGGCATGAACATCCGCGTATTTGCGGACGAGACTCGCCCGGTTCTGCAAGGCGCTCGCTTAACGGCGTTCGAGCTGCAGCAAGCAGGCGTTGACGTTACTCTTATTTGCGACAACATGGCCGGTCATGTCATGTCCAAAGGCTGGGTAAACGCCGTAATCGTAGGCACGGACCGTGTTGCCGCCAACGGCGACGTGGCTAACAAGATCGGCACTTACAGCGTTGCCGTACTGGCGAAAGCCCATGGCATTCCGTTCTATGTAGCCTGCCCGCTCTCGACTATCGATCTGAATACCCCTACGGGTGCTGAAATTCCAATCGAAGAGCGCAGTGCGGAAGAGATTACGGAAGGCTTCGGCAAACGTACCGCTCCGCAAGGCGTGAAGGTCTACAACCCGGCCTTCGATATTACGCCTAACGAATACGTAACGGCCATTATTACGGAGAAGGGCATTATCGAAGCGCCTTTTGACGTCAACCTTAAAAAGCTGTTCGAGCAATAA
- a CDS encoding HD-GYP domain-containing protein translates to MRLHISDLKEGDILLKDTFNGYGLHVLSKGTVLAQKDIAKLFQHQVDYVDIEDRQTTEQPIHRTLETTVNPKWLPNVRPDYENAVKGFQGLFQKATDGGVVKQDEVAAAFQPLLKNFQMERDVVSMLLLLNTADDYTYQHSVQVGMLSYYLASWLGYTEMEALEISKSGYLHDIGKSRIPSSILNKPAKLTDEEFEEVKKHTLYGYDIIQQSFEDKSEIMAVSALQHHERNDGSGYPHGLRGDEIHPVAKLIAVVDIYSAMISERVYKKKRDLFFVLKELYKMSFNELDAHTTHTFIKHMIPNFIGKKAVLESGEVGTIVMTHPTEFFRPLIQTGERFIDLTVDREYEIKEIIF, encoded by the coding sequence ATGAGGCTGCATATTTCAGATTTAAAAGAGGGAGATATCCTGCTTAAGGACACCTTTAACGGATACGGCCTGCACGTTTTGTCCAAAGGTACCGTCCTGGCGCAGAAGGATATTGCGAAGCTGTTTCAGCATCAAGTTGACTATGTTGACATTGAGGACCGGCAGACTACAGAGCAACCTATTCATCGTACGCTTGAGACTACCGTAAATCCCAAATGGCTGCCCAATGTGCGGCCCGATTACGAGAATGCCGTCAAAGGCTTCCAGGGTTTGTTCCAGAAGGCAACGGACGGCGGGGTCGTAAAGCAGGACGAGGTCGCAGCCGCCTTCCAGCCTCTTCTTAAAAATTTCCAAATGGAGCGCGATGTTGTCTCCATGCTTCTTCTGTTAAATACGGCTGATGATTATACGTATCAGCATTCTGTACAAGTGGGCATGTTATCTTATTACTTGGCCTCATGGCTTGGTTATACGGAAATGGAAGCGCTTGAAATTTCGAAATCCGGCTATCTCCATGATATCGGCAAGAGTAGAATTCCTTCCAGCATTCTGAACAAGCCCGCCAAGCTAACCGACGAGGAATTTGAGGAAGTAAAGAAGCATACGCTTTACGGCTATGATATTATTCAACAATCGTTTGAGGACAAATCGGAAATAATGGCGGTCAGCGCTCTTCAGCATCATGAACGCAATGACGGCAGCGGTTATCCGCATGGCCTGCGGGGAGACGAGATTCACCCGGTAGCCAAGCTCATTGCCGTCGTTGATATTTACAGCGCTATGATCTCCGAACGCGTCTACAAGAAAAAGCGCGACTTGTTCTTTGTATTAAAGGAACTGTACAAGATGAGCTTTAACGAGCTCGATGCGCATACGACCCATACGTTTATCAAGCATATGATCCCTAACTTTATCGGCAAAAAAGCCGTCCTCGAATCCGGCGAAGTGGGAACGATCGTCATGACCCATCCAACCGAATTTTTCCGCCCGCTTATTCAAACGGGTGAACGGTTTATCGATCTTACCGTTGACCGGGAGTATGAGATCAAGGAAATTATTTTCTAA
- the sufU gene encoding Fe-S cluster assembly sulfur transfer protein SufU, which translates to MQLDDLYRRVIMDHYKNPRNRGTLNTDAVTINLNNPTCGDRISLQLQVEDGKVIDAKFSGEGCSISLSSASMMTEAVKGKTYEEALGLAERFSGLMKGEDVDFEENEDIEALSGVNKFPARIKCATLAWNALRKGIEQKQV; encoded by the coding sequence ATGCAATTGGATGATTTATATCGTCGAGTCATCATGGATCATTATAAAAATCCACGCAACCGCGGAACATTGAATACCGATGCTGTCACCATCAACTTGAACAATCCGACTTGCGGCGACCGCATTTCCCTTCAGCTGCAAGTCGAGGACGGCAAAGTAATCGATGCAAAGTTCAGCGGGGAAGGCTGTTCCATCAGCTTAAGTTCCGCTTCAATGATGACGGAAGCTGTTAAAGGCAAAACTTACGAAGAGGCGTTAGGGCTTGCTGAACGATTCTCCGGCTTGATGAAGGGCGAAGATGTCGACTTCGAAGAGAACGAAGATATCGAAGCCTTGTCAGGGGTTAATAAGTTCCCCGCGCGGATCAAATGCGCGACGCTGGCGTGGAACGCCCTGCGCAAGGGGATCGAGCAGAAGCAGGTTTAA
- the sufD gene encoding Fe-S cluster assembly protein SufD produces the protein MSTQLTTPTDRHSAEALARSKGEPQWLVDLRGEAAELAGTLEWPKPEKMRIDRWNLTAVGAYEQGKAVGSVAELPEVVRELVAEGTENIVVQHNSSAVLKQLSAELAAKGVILTDLETACKEHADLVKPYLFQAVSAGENKLTAMHAALWNGGVFVYVPKNVEVELPLQAVLFNNKPDAAFAPHILIVAESNSSVTYVDYVVSEPGSIDAPFVHHSIVEVFVKPGAHVRFGSIHHMADNGVDMTLRRAVIENDGQMEWVIGDLNDGYTVSDTVSVLKGNGSNSDAKVISIGGSDQKMSLTTQATHFGRSSESNMVTRAVMRDNATAIINGITKIEKGATKANGVQTEKVLMLSPKARGDANPILLIDEDDVKAGHAASVGQVNPEQVYYLMSRGISKQDAERLIIYGFLAPVVSEIPIDAVREQLQRLLERKLEG, from the coding sequence ATGAGTACACAATTAACGACTCCGACGGACCGTCATTCGGCCGAAGCGCTTGCACGCAGCAAAGGCGAACCGCAATGGCTCGTCGATCTTCGCGGTGAAGCGGCTGAGCTGGCTGGCACATTGGAATGGCCTAAGCCGGAGAAAATGCGCATCGACCGCTGGAATTTGACAGCCGTCGGAGCTTATGAGCAAGGGAAAGCGGTAGGTTCGGTTGCCGAACTGCCGGAAGTAGTCCGCGAGCTGGTAGCTGAAGGTACGGAGAATATCGTTGTTCAGCACAACTCGAGCGCGGTTCTGAAGCAATTGTCTGCAGAGCTTGCCGCTAAAGGCGTTATTTTGACGGATCTCGAGACGGCATGCAAAGAGCATGCGGATCTCGTTAAACCATATTTGTTCCAAGCGGTATCCGCGGGCGAGAACAAGCTGACTGCCATGCATGCAGCACTATGGAACGGCGGCGTATTCGTATACGTGCCTAAGAATGTTGAAGTTGAGCTTCCGCTCCAAGCGGTATTGTTCAATAACAAGCCGGACGCTGCATTTGCTCCGCACATTCTGATCGTTGCGGAAAGCAACAGCTCGGTTACTTACGTGGATTACGTCGTATCCGAACCTGGTTCGATTGATGCGCCATTCGTTCATCATTCGATCGTGGAAGTATTCGTGAAGCCAGGCGCGCATGTTCGTTTCGGTTCCATTCATCATATGGCTGACAACGGCGTTGATATGACGCTCCGCCGCGCGGTTATTGAGAATGACGGCCAAATGGAATGGGTAATCGGCGACCTGAACGACGGCTATACGGTATCCGATACAGTGTCCGTGCTGAAGGGCAACGGCTCGAATTCGGATGCGAAAGTAATCAGCATTGGCGGCAGCGACCAAAAAATGAGCCTTACGACGCAAGCGACGCATTTCGGCCGCAGCTCGGAGAGCAACATGGTTACTCGCGCGGTTATGAGAGACAATGCTACAGCCATCATCAACGGCATCACGAAAATCGAGAAAGGCGCTACGAAAGCTAACGGCGTGCAAACGGAAAAAGTTCTGATGCTCAGCCCGAAAGCACGCGGTGACGCCAATCCGATTCTTCTGATTGACGAAGATGACGTTAAAGCAGGCCACGCGGCGAGCGTAGGCCAAGTTAACCCGGAACAGGTGTACTACCTGATGTCCCGCGGAATCAGCAAGCAAGACGCTGAGCGTTTGATTATTTACGGATTCTTGGCGCCTGTCGTATCGGAGATTCCGATTGATGCGGTACGCGAGCAGCTTCAGCGTTTGCTCGAAAGGAAGCTTGAAGGATGA
- the sufB gene encoding Fe-S cluster assembly protein SufB — MAGTMPEMEDYKYGFRDEHKAVFQSGKGLTEEIVRTISEMKNEPQWMLEFRLKSLEQFNKMPMPNWGGDMADLDFNDIQYYVKPSEKQGKTWEEVPQEIKETFDKLGIPEAEQKFLAGVSAQYESEVVYHSMQEDLEKQGVIFTDMDTALREYPDLVKEYFSTIIPRTDNKFAALNSAVWSGGSFIYVPKGVKCEVPLQAYFRINSENMGQFERTLIIADEDSFVHYVEGCTAPIYSTNSLHSAVVEILVKKNARCRYTTIQNWAPNIYNLVTKRAVAEENATMEWVDGNIGSKLTMKYPAVILKGRGAKGMVLSIAVAGKGQHQDAGAKMLHLAPDTTSTIVSKSISKHGGKVTYRGLASFGRNSEGSKSNIKCDTLILDNESTSDTIPYNEIMNDNITLEHEATVSKVSEDQLFYLMSRGLSEAEATQMIVMGFIEPFTKELPMEYAVEMNRLIKFEMEGSIG; from the coding sequence ATGGCAGGGACAATGCCCGAAATGGAAGATTATAAATATGGTTTCCGTGATGAGCATAAAGCGGTCTTCCAATCCGGTAAAGGATTGACGGAGGAGATTGTTCGCACGATTTCCGAGATGAAAAATGAGCCGCAATGGATGCTCGAATTCCGTCTGAAATCGCTGGAGCAATTCAACAAAATGCCAATGCCTAACTGGGGCGGGGACATGGCTGATCTGGATTTCAACGATATCCAATACTATGTTAAGCCATCCGAGAAACAAGGCAAGACATGGGAAGAAGTACCGCAAGAGATTAAAGAAACTTTCGATAAGCTGGGTATCCCTGAAGCGGAGCAAAAGTTCCTCGCGGGCGTATCGGCTCAATACGAGTCCGAGGTCGTATACCACAGCATGCAGGAAGATCTGGAGAAGCAAGGCGTTATCTTCACGGACATGGATACGGCGCTTCGCGAATATCCGGACCTTGTAAAAGAATACTTCAGCACGATCATTCCTCGTACGGACAACAAATTTGCCGCTCTGAACAGCGCGGTATGGTCCGGCGGCAGCTTTATCTATGTTCCGAAAGGCGTGAAATGCGAAGTTCCGCTGCAAGCTTACTTCCGTATCAACTCCGAGAACATGGGCCAATTCGAACGTACGCTGATCATCGCCGACGAAGACAGCTTCGTACACTACGTAGAAGGCTGTACAGCACCTATCTACAGCACGAACTCGCTGCATAGCGCGGTTGTAGAGATTCTCGTTAAGAAGAACGCTCGCTGCCGTTACACAACGATCCAGAACTGGGCGCCGAACATCTACAACCTCGTTACAAAACGTGCGGTTGCAGAAGAAAATGCGACTATGGAATGGGTTGACGGCAACATCGGCTCCAAGCTGACGATGAAATATCCTGCGGTTATCCTGAAAGGCCGCGGCGCAAAAGGCATGGTTCTCTCCATCGCCGTTGCAGGCAAAGGCCAGCATCAGGACGCAGGCGCGAAAATGCTTCACCTGGCTCCTGACACAACTTCGACGATCGTATCGAAGTCGATCAGTAAGCATGGCGGTAAAGTAACTTATCGCGGTCTCGCATCGTTCGGACGCAACTCCGAAGGATCGAAATCCAACATCAAATGCGATACGCTCATTCTCGATAACGAATCGACATCCGATACGATTCCTTACAACGAGATTATGAACGACAACATTACGCTTGAGCACGAAGCAACCGTATCGAAGGTATCCGAGGATCAGCTGTTCTACCTGATGAGCCGCGGATTGTCCGAAGCGGAAGCGACGCAAATGATCGTAATGGGCTTCATCGAGCCGTTCACGAAAGAGCTCCCGATGGAATACGCGGTTGAGATGAACCGTCTCATCAAGTTTGAGATGGAAGGCTCGATCGGTTAA
- the sufC gene encoding Fe-S cluster assembly ATPase SufC — translation MATHFVIDGLKAEIEGKEILKGINLEIKGGEIHAIMGPNGTGKSTLASALMGHPKYEVTEGSATIDGEDLLEMSVDERARAGLFLAMQYPSEIPGVTNSDFLRSAINARREEGSEISLIKFIRQMEKKMKELEMNPEFAHRYLNEGFSGGEKKRNEILQMAMLEPKIVVLDEIDSGLDIDALKIVSNGVNAMRSEDRGFLIITHYQRLLNYITPDFVHVMMQGRIVKSGGPELAERLENEGYDWVKEELGIVDETVGQA, via the coding sequence ATGGCAACGCATTTTGTCATCGATGGCCTGAAAGCAGAGATCGAAGGAAAAGAGATTTTGAAAGGCATTAACCTTGAAATCAAGGGCGGAGAAATCCATGCGATCATGGGTCCTAACGGTACTGGTAAAAGTACTCTTGCGTCCGCGCTGATGGGTCACCCGAAATACGAAGTAACAGAAGGCTCCGCTACGATTGACGGCGAAGACCTGCTGGAGATGAGCGTTGACGAGAGAGCACGCGCCGGCCTGTTCCTTGCGATGCAATATCCTAGCGAGATTCCTGGCGTAACCAACTCCGACTTCCTGCGCAGCGCAATCAACGCACGCCGTGAAGAAGGCAGCGAAATTTCGCTTATCAAATTCATCCGTCAAATGGAAAAGAAAATGAAGGAGCTTGAGATGAACCCTGAGTTCGCTCACCGTTACCTGAACGAAGGCTTCTCCGGCGGCGAGAAAAAACGTAACGAAATTCTTCAAATGGCTATGCTTGAGCCGAAAATCGTTGTTCTTGACGAAATTGACTCCGGCCTTGACATTGACGCGCTGAAAATCGTATCCAACGGTGTTAACGCTATGCGTTCCGAAGACCGCGGATTCCTGATCATTACTCACTACCAACGTTTGCTGAACTACATCACGCCCGACTTCGTACACGTTATGATGCAAGGACGCATCGTGAAATCCGGTGGTCCGGAGCTTGCAGAGCGTCTTGAGAACGAAGGCTATGATTGGGTTAAAGAAGAACTCGGCATTGTTGACGAAACAGTAGGCCAAGCTTAA
- a CDS encoding cysteine desulfurase: MNIEAVREQFPILHQQVNGHPLVYLDSAASSQKPRSVIDAVSRYYELDHSNVHRGVHTLGSRATDAYEGAREKVAKFLNAKSAEEIVFTRGTTTALNLVASSYARSVCKEGDEIVINQMEHHANFIPWQQAAKATGATLKFIPLQPDGTISLADAEQTITPNTKVVAMTYVSNVLGVVNPIKEITAIAHRNGAVMVVDGAQSTPHMKVDVQDLDCDFYGLSGHKMCGPTGIGALYGKKELLSNMEPIEYGGEMIDFVDLYESTWKEAPYRFEGGTPIIAGAVGLGAAIDFLEQIGIDEIDKHERKMAAYAYDKLSTIDDITIYGPKANRVGLVTFNLGDIHPHDVSTVLDSYGIAIRAGHHCCQPLMRWLNVSATARASFYLYNNEEEIDRLAEGLIRTKEFFGDAIG; this comes from the coding sequence ATGAATATAGAAGCGGTAAGGGAGCAATTCCCGATACTGCATCAGCAGGTAAACGGGCATCCGCTCGTTTACCTCGACAGCGCGGCGTCTTCCCAGAAGCCGCGTTCCGTCATTGATGCGGTTAGTCGTTATTACGAACTGGATCACTCCAATGTGCACCGCGGCGTTCATACCCTTGGTTCAAGGGCGACGGATGCTTACGAAGGCGCACGGGAGAAGGTAGCCAAGTTTCTGAATGCGAAGTCGGCGGAAGAGATCGTGTTTACACGAGGTACAACGACGGCGCTTAACCTAGTCGCATCGAGTTATGCCCGCAGCGTTTGCAAAGAAGGCGATGAGATCGTCATTAATCAGATGGAGCATCATGCCAACTTTATTCCATGGCAGCAGGCAGCCAAAGCGACGGGAGCGACTTTGAAGTTTATCCCTCTTCAACCGGATGGCACGATTTCGCTGGCAGATGCGGAGCAGACCATTACGCCAAATACGAAGGTTGTCGCGATGACATACGTATCCAACGTGCTTGGCGTCGTAAATCCGATTAAGGAAATTACGGCTATCGCCCATCGCAACGGTGCAGTCATGGTTGTAGACGGTGCGCAAAGCACGCCGCACATGAAGGTGGACGTACAGGATCTGGACTGCGATTTCTACGGATTATCCGGTCACAAGATGTGCGGCCCGACCGGTATTGGCGCTTTGTACGGCAAGAAAGAACTGTTGTCGAACATGGAGCCGATCGAGTACGGCGGCGAGATGATCGACTTTGTTGATTTGTATGAATCCACTTGGAAAGAAGCGCCGTACCGCTTCGAGGGCGGTACGCCGATTATTGCGGGCGCTGTGGGACTAGGCGCTGCGATCGATTTCCTGGAGCAGATAGGTATCGATGAGATTGATAAGCATGAGAGAAAAATGGCAGCCTACGCGTATGATAAATTGTCCACGATCGATGATATTACGATCTACGGGCCAAAAGCGAACCGCGTTGGTCTGGTTACCTTCAATCTCGGGGACATTCATCCTCATGACGTATCGACAGTACTTGATTCTTACGGCATTGCGATTCGAGCAGGCCATCATTGCTGCCAGCCGCTGATGCGCTGGCTGAATGTTTCGGCAACGGCGAGAGCAAGCTTTTATCTATACAATAACGAGGAAGAGATTGACCGCTTGGCGGAAGGTCTCATCCGGACAAAGGAGTTCTTCGGGGATGCAATTGGATGA
- a CDS encoding DUF1802 family protein, whose product MSNNEREPVALKEWAVTVKALREGHLILVMRKGGIIEETRDFQLVSKGFYLMPAYEHQKEHLLKEAYQGQIQGTMQGWSPDMPSMELNAYAEAVEDIEITDQETLDRIRDFHIWTDTFAEERLKWKRTKPLHLLLLRVYRLEEPVELPMQPAYNGCKSWVKLDEGMQQPIMTPVMPDEQFNQQVELIKQALIGRDISEGS is encoded by the coding sequence ATGTCGAATAACGAACGGGAGCCGGTCGCGCTTAAGGAATGGGCCGTCACGGTAAAAGCACTGCGGGAGGGGCATCTTATTCTTGTTATGCGCAAGGGCGGGATTATCGAGGAGACGCGGGATTTTCAGCTGGTGAGCAAAGGCTTCTATTTAATGCCCGCATACGAGCATCAGAAGGAGCATTTGCTGAAGGAGGCTTATCAGGGGCAGATACAGGGTACCATGCAGGGGTGGTCGCCCGACATGCCGTCCATGGAGCTGAACGCCTACGCGGAAGCGGTAGAGGATATCGAGATTACGGATCAGGAAACCTTGGACCGGATAAGGGATTTCCACATCTGGACGGATACGTTCGCCGAGGAGCGGCTCAAATGGAAGCGCACGAAGCCGCTGCATTTGCTTTTGCTGAGAGTGTACCGACTGGAGGAACCGGTAGAGCTGCCGATGCAGCCCGCTTATAACGGATGCAAATCTTGGGTAAAACTGGATGAGGGGATGCAGCAGCCGATTATGACACCCGTAATGCCGGATGAGCAATTCAATCAGCAAGTGGAATTAATCAAACAAGCATTAATAGGAAGAGATATTTCAGAAGGCTCCTAA
- the mtnK gene encoding S-methyl-5-thioribose kinase, protein MSAYHALTEQEAIEIAGGIEGFFPADAKLNCREIGDGNLNLVFHITDPASGKSLIMKQALPYAKVVGESWPLSLDRARIESESLILQNKLAPGLVPVVYRYDAELALTIMEDLSDHLIMRQGLVKGIRYPKFAEDISTFMANTLFFTSDLGMNQQDKKQRVKEFINPDLCKITEDLIFDDPYTVSSNNNIEPAIEDAAAALREDKALHLEVALLREKFLTSAQALLHGDLHTGSVFATPESTKVIDPEFAYYGPIGFDIGAVIANLLLNYAGQGHWIPDEKELADFRGYLLETIRDTWTKFDQKFRALWNEHGVDRMANETPGYQDLYMSRLLQDAIGYAGCKVVRRIVGLAHVADIDTIPDAAARERAQRLALEIGTSLIHLNRRAVSIEQAIDVVLTAEAKQ, encoded by the coding sequence ATGTCTGCTTATCATGCATTAACCGAACAAGAAGCGATTGAGATCGCAGGCGGCATCGAAGGCTTTTTCCCTGCAGATGCTAAGCTTAACTGCCGTGAAATCGGCGACGGGAACTTGAATCTCGTCTTCCATATTACCGATCCGGCAAGCGGCAAAAGCCTCATTATGAAGCAGGCCCTTCCTTATGCGAAGGTTGTCGGCGAATCCTGGCCGCTGTCCCTTGACCGCGCCCGGATCGAGAGCGAGTCCCTGATTCTTCAGAACAAGCTTGCTCCTGGCCTGGTGCCCGTTGTATACCGGTATGACGCCGAGCTTGCGCTTACGATCATGGAGGATCTGAGCGATCACCTGATTATGCGCCAAGGTCTTGTCAAAGGCATTCGTTATCCGAAATTCGCGGAAGATATTTCAACTTTTATGGCAAATACGCTGTTCTTCACCTCGGATCTCGGCATGAACCAGCAGGATAAAAAGCAACGCGTTAAAGAGTTCATCAATCCGGATTTGTGCAAAATAACGGAAGATCTTATTTTCGACGATCCGTATACGGTGTCTTCCAATAATAATATTGAACCAGCCATTGAAGATGCTGCCGCAGCGCTCCGCGAGGATAAAGCTCTTCATCTTGAAGTTGCTCTGCTCCGCGAGAAGTTCCTGACAAGCGCGCAAGCTTTGCTGCATGGCGATCTGCATACCGGAAGCGTCTTCGCTACACCGGAATCAACAAAAGTCATTGACCCTGAATTTGCTTATTATGGCCCTATCGGCTTCGATATCGGCGCGGTTATCGCGAATCTCCTGCTGAACTATGCGGGACAAGGCCACTGGATTCCGGATGAGAAGGAGCTTGCCGATTTCCGCGGCTACCTGCTCGAGACTATCCGCGATACGTGGACCAAGTTCGACCAGAAATTCCGCGCTTTGTGGAACGAGCATGGCGTGGACCGCATGGCTAACGAAACACCGGGCTATCAGGATCTGTACATGAGCCGTCTGCTTCAGGATGCGATCGGTTATGCCGGCTGCAAGGTTGTACGCCGCATCGTTGGCCTGGCGCATGTTGCCGATATCGATACGATTCCGGATGCGGCCGCACGCGAGCGCGCGCAGCGTCTTGCCCTGGAAATCGGTACTTCCCTCATTCATCTGAACCGCCGCGCGGTATCCATTGAACAAGCCATTGATGTTGTTCTGACTGCCGAAGCTAAGCAGTAA
- a CDS encoding YunC family protein, translating to MMRMVPVPLGDGITALGVEVKLPKTTLLAISTDRGYIMCGALDVGLLNDRLKDREIIAGRAVGVKTLEELLAAPLESVTTTAETLGIAVGMNGADALRLMI from the coding sequence ATGATGAGAATGGTTCCCGTACCCCTTGGGGACGGTATTACTGCGCTTGGCGTTGAGGTGAAGCTGCCGAAAACAACCCTGCTTGCGATCTCCACGGATAGAGGTTATATCATGTGCGGCGCGCTTGATGTGGGGCTGCTTAACGATCGGCTGAAAGATAGAGAAATAATCGCGGGTAGAGCAGTTGGCGTAAAAACGTTGGAGGAACTGCTTGCGGCGCCTCTTGAATCCGTAACAACTACTGCGGAAACGCTTGGCATCGCTGTCGGGATGAATGGCGCAGATGCACTCCGCTTAATGATATAG